A genomic stretch from Bacteroidota bacterium includes:
- a CDS encoding aminopeptidase P N-terminal domain-containing protein has protein sequence MKYLPIDKALYIHNRLNFTKNLKPNSMAIFHSNDEMPSNADQFHPFKQNSDLLYLSGIDQEDTILLLYPDSPNPKYREALFLKKTNDYIAVWEGHKYTEKEAKDASGIETIHWNDEFAGLFHMLSNHAEHIYLNSNENDRAIIKVDTKEIRFAAEVRTHYPLHKLERSAPIMASLRTAKSKWEQAALQTACDITEKAFKRLLGFVKPGVKEYEIEAEITHEFLRNRATGHAYSPIIASGDSACVLHYVDNNKACNAGELILMDFGAGYANYCADLTRTIPVNGKFTERQKDVYNAVLRVQKEAINMMHPGMILREFNAEVGKVMEAELKQLGLITEQDIKNQDPELPAYKKYFMHGTGHYLGLDVHDIGDHYKPVPVGAVLTCEPGIYIREEGIGIRIENDVMLMQTGNHDFMQNTPREVEEIEAMMNAK, from the coding sequence ATGAAGTACTTACCAATAGATAAGGCGCTGTATATACACAACCGCCTAAATTTCACAAAGAATCTGAAACCGAACAGCATGGCCATTTTTCATAGCAACGACGAGATGCCGAGTAATGCCGATCAGTTTCATCCTTTTAAGCAAAACAGCGATTTGCTGTATTTGAGTGGCATTGATCAGGAGGATACCATTTTATTGTTGTATCCGGATAGCCCTAACCCGAAATACCGGGAGGCGCTGTTTCTGAAAAAAACAAATGATTATATCGCCGTTTGGGAGGGGCATAAATACACGGAGAAGGAGGCAAAGGATGCAAGTGGTATTGAAACGATACATTGGAATGATGAGTTTGCGGGGCTGTTTCACATGTTGAGCAATCATGCGGAACATATTTATTTAAACAGCAACGAAAACGACCGTGCAATTATAAAAGTGGACACTAAAGAAATTCGGTTTGCGGCTGAGGTAAGAACACATTATCCGTTGCATAAACTGGAGCGTTCGGCACCGATTATGGCAAGCCTGCGCACGGCTAAAAGCAAATGGGAACAGGCGGCACTGCAAACGGCTTGTGATATTACCGAAAAGGCGTTTAAGCGATTGTTGGGTTTTGTAAAACCGGGTGTTAAGGAATATGAAATAGAAGCGGAAATTACGCATGAGTTTTTGCGCAATCGGGCAACGGGGCATGCGTACAGTCCCATAATTGCTTCGGGTGATAGTGCTTGTGTGCTGCATTATGTTGACAATAATAAGGCATGTAATGCGGGTGAATTAATACTGATGGATTTTGGTGCGGGGTATGCAAATTATTGTGCTGATCTTACTCGTACTATTCCAGTGAACGGGAAATTTACAGAGCGACAAAAGGATGTTTACAATGCTGTGTTGCGTGTGCAAAAGGAAGCAATAAACATGATGCATCCGGGAATGATTTTGCGGGAGTTTAATGCGGAAGTGGGGAAGGTAATGGAAGCGGAATTAAAACAATTGGGATTAATTACAGAGCAGGATATTAAAAATCAAGATCCGGAATTACCTGCGTATAAAAAATATTTTATGCATGGCACAGGGCATTATCTGGGGTTGGATGTGCATGATATTGGCGATCATTATAAACCTGTGCCTGTGGGTGCAGTGCTTACTTGCGAACCAGGAATTTATATCAGAGAAGAAGGTATCGGAATTAGAATAGAAAATGATGTGATGCTGATGCAAACCGGTAATCATGATTTTATGCAAAACACACCGAGAGAAGTGGAAGAAATTGAAGCAATGATGAACGCCAAATAA
- the rpsG gene encoding 30S ribosomal protein S7, whose translation MRKSKPKKRYVQPDTKYNDILVTSFVNQMMWQGKKSTAFTIFYDALALIEKETGENGYEIWKSALSNATPGVEVKSRRIGGANFQIPTEIRADRKISLSMKWLIGYSRKRSGRTMAEKLAGELIAASKNEGATIKKKEDVHKMADANKAFAHFRT comes from the coding sequence ATGAGAAAGAGTAAACCGAAAAAGAGATACGTTCAGCCAGACACCAAGTACAATGATATATTGGTTACTTCCTTTGTAAATCAAATGATGTGGCAAGGGAAAAAGTCAACTGCATTCACCATTTTTTATGATGCATTGGCTTTAATTGAAAAAGAAACTGGTGAGAATGGTTATGAGATTTGGAAATCTGCATTATCAAATGCTACCCCGGGTGTAGAAGTGAAATCAAGAAGAATTGGAGGAGCTAACTTCCAGATTCCTACAGAAATCAGAGCCGACAGAAAAATTTCTCTTTCTATGAAATGGTTGATTGGCTATTCCAGAAAAAGAAGCGGACGCACAATGGCAGAAAAATTAGCCGGTGAATTAATAGCAGCTTCTAAAAATGAAGGTGCAACAATTAAGAAAAAAGAAGATGTACATAAAATGGCGGATGCGAATAAAGCATTTGCGCATTTTAGAACATAA
- the fusA gene encoding elongation factor G translates to MSRDLRYTRNIGIAAHIDAGKTTTTERILFYTGITHKIGEVHDGAATMDWMEQEKERGITITSAATTTSWKYRNQEYKVNIIDTPGHVDFTVEVERSLRVLDGVVALFCAVGGVEPQSETVWRQANRYRVPRIGFVNKMDRSGSDFLEVVNQVRTVLGANPVPLVLPIGEEEHFRGVVDLIQNKAIIWDDETQGMTYTEIPIPEDMVELVKEYREKMVEAVAEYDDALLEKYFTDPNTITEDELIAAIRKATIDIAIIPMLCGSSFKNKGVQFMLDAVCRFLPSPMDIDAVTGINPDTEKEELRRPDPKEPFAALAFKIMTDPFVGRLAFFRVYSGHLDAGSYVLNTRTGKKERISRILQMHANKQNPLDFIEAGDIGAAVGFKDIRTGDTLCDEKKPIALESMTFPEPVIGLAIEPKVQADVDKLGMALSKLAEEDPTFKVSFDDETGQTVIRGMGELHLEIIVDRLRREFKMDVNQGAPEVSYKEALTKTIKHREVYKKQSGGRGKFADIQFEIGPVDNAETTGLQFVNDIFGGSIPREYIPSVEKGFKEAMSTGVLAGYTLDSMKIRLFDGSFHAVDSDAFSFEIAARTAFRDAAKHAGPQLLEPIMKLEVITPEEHMGDVIGDLNRRRGMMEGFDSKNNATVIKAKVPLSEMFGYVTQLRTITSGRATSILEFSHFAPAPTSVAEAVIAKVKGKVSVE, encoded by the coding sequence ATGTCAAGAGACTTAAGATATACAAGAAACATTGGGATTGCAGCCCACATTGATGCCGGTAAAACAACAACTACCGAGCGGATTTTATTCTATACAGGTATTACTCATAAAATTGGGGAAGTACATGATGGTGCTGCAACAATGGACTGGATGGAGCAAGAGAAAGAACGTGGTATTACTATTACATCTGCTGCTACAACTACTTCATGGAAATACCGCAATCAGGAATATAAAGTAAATATAATAGATACTCCCGGCCACGTGGATTTCACAGTGGAAGTGGAGCGTTCTCTTCGTGTATTGGATGGTGTGGTTGCATTGTTTTGTGCTGTAGGTGGAGTAGAACCTCAAAGTGAAACGGTATGGCGTCAGGCAAATCGGTACCGTGTTCCTCGTATCGGTTTCGTAAATAAAATGGATCGTTCAGGGTCAGATTTTTTAGAAGTTGTAAATCAAGTGAGAACTGTGTTAGGTGCTAATCCTGTGCCTTTAGTATTGCCAATTGGTGAAGAAGAGCATTTTAGAGGTGTAGTTGATTTAATTCAAAATAAGGCAATTATTTGGGATGATGAAACTCAAGGAATGACTTATACGGAAATTCCAATTCCTGAGGATATGGTAGAGTTAGTGAAGGAATACCGTGAGAAAATGGTGGAGGCTGTTGCTGAATATGATGATGCTTTACTTGAAAAATATTTCACCGATCCAAATACAATTACTGAGGATGAATTGATTGCCGCAATTCGCAAAGCAACTATTGATATTGCTATCATACCTATGCTTTGTGGCTCTTCCTTTAAAAATAAAGGCGTACAATTTATGTTGGATGCAGTTTGTCGCTTCTTACCTTCTCCGATGGATATTGATGCCGTTACCGGTATTAATCCTGATACAGAAAAAGAAGAATTGCGCAGACCGGATCCGAAAGAACCATTTGCTGCACTTGCATTTAAAATTATGACTGACCCATTCGTGGGTCGTCTTGCATTCTTTAGAGTGTATTCAGGTCATCTCGATGCCGGTTCATATGTGCTGAATACCAGGACAGGTAAAAAAGAACGTATTTCCCGTATCCTGCAAATGCATGCAAACAAACAGAACCCTTTAGATTTTATTGAAGCCGGAGATATTGGTGCAGCTGTTGGATTTAAAGATATTCGCACAGGCGACACTCTTTGCGATGAAAAAAAACCAATTGCTCTGGAGAGTATGACTTTCCCTGAGCCTGTAATTGGATTAGCTATTGAACCTAAAGTTCAGGCGGACGTAGATAAGCTGGGAATGGCATTATCTAAACTCGCTGAAGAAGATCCTACTTTTAAAGTATCTTTTGATGATGAAACTGGTCAAACTGTAATTCGTGGTATGGGTGAATTACACCTTGAAATTATTGTAGATCGTTTAAGACGTGAATTTAAAATGGACGTGAATCAGGGAGCACCTGAAGTTTCTTATAAAGAGGCACTCACGAAGACCATTAAACACCGTGAAGTTTATAAAAAGCAATCAGGTGGTCGTGGTAAATTCGCTGATATCCAGTTCGAAATCGGACCGGTTGATAATGCGGAAACTACAGGCCTTCAGTTTGTAAATGATATTTTCGGAGGATCAATTCCTCGTGAATATATTCCTTCTGTAGAAAAAGGATTTAAAGAAGCGATGTCAACAGGTGTGTTAGCAGGCTATACACTCGACAGTATGAAAATACGCTTATTCGATGGTTCATTTCATGCCGTTGACTCTGATGCATTCTCTTTTGAGATTGCTGCTCGAACAGCCTTCCGTGATGCGGCCAAACATGCCGGTCCACAATTGCTGGAGCCAATTATGAAATTGGAAGTAATTACTCCGGAAGAACACATGGGAGATGTTATTGGAGATTTGAACCGCCGTCGTGGTATGATGGAAGGATTTGATTCTAAAAATAATGCAACAGTAATTAAAGCAAAAGTGCCATTATCAGAAATGTTTGGTTATGTAACTCAGTTGCGTACCATCACTTCCGGACGTGCTACTTCTATATTGGAATTCTCGCATTTTGCTCCTGCTCCTACGTCAGTAGCAGAAGCAGTAATTGCAAAGGTGAAAGGAAAAGTAAGTGTTGAATAA
- a CDS encoding 30S ribosomal protein S12: protein MPTIQQLVRKGRRIIKAPSKSRALDSCPQKRGVCTRVYTTTPKKPNSALRKVAKVRLTNQLEVIAYIPGEGHNLQEHSIVLIRGGRVKDLPGVRYHIVRGALDTAGVNNRKQGRSKYGTKRPKAAAK, encoded by the coding sequence ATGCCTACAATACAACAATTGGTAAGAAAAGGTCGCCGCATAATAAAGGCACCAAGTAAATCCAGAGCTTTAGATTCATGCCCACAGAAGCGTGGTGTATGTACTCGTGTATATACTACCACTCCTAAAAAGCCAAACTCAGCATTGCGTAAGGTGGCTAAGGTGCGTTTAACAAATCAACTTGAAGTAATTGCATATATACCCGGTGAAGGGCATAATCTGCAGGAACACAGTATCGTGTTAATCCGTGGTGGAAGAGTAAAAGACCTTCCGGGCGTTCGTTACCATATTGTACGTGGTGCATTAGATACAGCCGGTGTAAACAACCGCAAGCAAGGAAGATCAAAATATGGAACCAAGAGGCCTAAAGCTGCTGCTAAATAA